The following coding sequences are from one Thermocrinis jamiesonii window:
- a CDS encoding AAA family ATPase yields MEILKRLLGSKEKQRRETYEIQSSKGVLRLWLEEDLQRDPDTKVEEFWIETIGVSEDALWLLVGRRYGILQFYDWKGRFHRLPARPPAQVVSEILFKEGFLALLTPPYLVVYRMEDPNNPGMWKSFKLSQEGIRPSAGLDLKRGILAFGVVGNKVYTIDIANDLSLKTVEFKSVFSCSEVGEIKGIKILPSLKVFVSGTEGCAIYSMGGSLVKKLPYKPGRAISLLGSKLVLGEDNKVIVLDVNKEEELFKLDVPIRVSGLDGDEEGMFVFLADAEENSLGIVDLSSGQYLQTLKGFGYSVVKVSKDGSIYTSRVLDTKEGKLYQLIKLGSNLLDFIYPKERQEKLIKQAEKLYKDFVSSVEKAKSLSQLDGLKGLKELYSLDIPLRRIRELVLQGEELLKKRRLELFLDDIQQKLKRGEVSKKELKEVEDWLNNAEEKEEIEILTKLKDQINTSLKRMLADGLERLRQSFLEREGSSVEELESYQEVKDFRDLLSKLPKELQLEGERLLEKAIQERIISYRLKRFRIENLRDKVLFGNEEFPKFDGQKRKLLWRLKTEDKLFINGKVFTKVVFEREDGVVLEPKRYSNLVPIEDLRSMPKWIKSYLRHLNGLFSYEPYRVPLFVSFEETPWFVQNLERFVSLIKDQLSFGEGILILEGDAGVGKNFLVEVFSALTNRPLYIIPCHSKMEKEDLTYTYEFDPKRGTKRVFSELVKALQTPGAVIYIDEINTLPPSLVKLFNPLFDYRRYLTLPTGEVIKARSDVILVGGMNPQHYLGVSELPQDIKSRADVMFVDYPPFEDQRGFFYPDEAIILKDYLSSLSDINSEDFTYLWYAVVNGVETEKGMELKTPKREQQIWLIFELLKIANAIRKAYRDYQSQKSEEPVEFVFSIRDTIRCARRLERYGSAKAVVIDTILPKVSSPLEREIIRNIVESV; encoded by the coding sequence ATGGAGATACTTAAGAGGCTTTTAGGTAGTAAAGAGAAACAGAGGAGAGAAACTTACGAAATACAGTCTTCAAAGGGTGTGCTAAGGCTTTGGTTGGAGGAGGACCTTCAGCGAGATCCCGATACAAAAGTAGAGGAATTTTGGATAGAAACCATAGGTGTTTCCGAAGATGCCCTATGGCTTTTAGTAGGAAGGAGGTATGGTATCCTCCAGTTTTACGATTGGAAAGGTAGATTTCATAGACTACCAGCACGCCCACCTGCACAGGTTGTTTCGGAAATACTGTTCAAAGAAGGCTTTTTAGCTTTGCTTACACCACCTTACTTGGTGGTATATCGCATGGAAGACCCGAATAATCCCGGTATGTGGAAAAGTTTTAAACTTTCACAGGAGGGGATAAGGCCCTCCGCAGGATTGGACCTAAAAAGGGGTATCTTAGCCTTTGGTGTGGTGGGTAATAAGGTTTATACCATAGACATCGCAAATGACCTATCTCTTAAAACGGTGGAATTTAAGAGTGTATTTTCTTGCTCGGAGGTTGGGGAGATCAAGGGTATAAAGATCTTACCTTCTTTAAAGGTCTTTGTTTCTGGAACAGAAGGATGTGCTATATACAGTATGGGTGGAAGCCTTGTAAAAAAGTTGCCTTATAAGCCCGGAAGGGCCATCTCCCTGCTTGGTTCTAAGCTGGTTTTGGGTGAAGATAACAAGGTAATTGTGTTGGATGTTAATAAAGAGGAGGAGCTTTTTAAATTGGACGTTCCCATACGGGTTTCGGGCTTAGACGGTGACGAAGAGGGTATGTTTGTCTTCCTTGCGGATGCCGAGGAAAACAGCTTAGGCATAGTGGATCTTAGCTCCGGACAATACCTACAAACTTTGAAAGGCTTTGGCTATTCAGTGGTGAAGGTGTCTAAGGACGGCTCTATATACACAAGCAGGGTCTTGGACACAAAGGAAGGCAAACTTTACCAATTGATAAAACTTGGTTCTAACCTTTTGGACTTTATCTACCCAAAGGAAAGACAAGAAAAGCTCATAAAACAGGCAGAAAAACTCTACAAGGATTTTGTCTCCAGTGTGGAAAAAGCTAAAAGCCTTTCTCAGTTAGATGGTTTAAAAGGTCTAAAGGAGCTTTATTCTTTAGATATTCCACTCAGACGGATAAGGGAGCTTGTGCTTCAGGGAGAGGAGCTTTTGAAAAAGCGTAGGTTAGAGCTTTTTCTGGATGATATACAGCAAAAGCTAAAAAGAGGTGAGGTTTCAAAGAAAGAGCTAAAAGAGGTGGAGGACTGGTTAAACAACGCAGAGGAAAAAGAAGAGATAGAGATCCTAACAAAGCTGAAAGATCAAATAAATACCAGTTTAAAGAGGATGTTGGCAGATGGTTTGGAAAGATTGAGGCAGTCTTTTCTGGAGCGAGAGGGTTCAAGCGTTGAAGAGCTGGAAAGCTATCAGGAGGTGAAGGATTTTAGAGACCTTCTGAGCAAGCTACCAAAAGAGCTTCAATTAGAAGGGGAAAGACTTTTAGAGAAAGCAATTCAGGAACGGATAATATCTTACAGACTAAAAAGGTTCAGGATAGAAAACCTAAGGGACAAGGTACTTTTTGGTAATGAAGAGTTTCCAAAGTTTGACGGACAAAAGAGAAAGCTGTTGTGGAGACTAAAAACAGAGGATAAGCTCTTTATCAATGGAAAGGTCTTTACAAAGGTAGTTTTTGAGAGAGAGGATGGTGTGGTGCTTGAACCCAAGCGCTACTCAAACCTTGTCCCCATAGAAGACCTAAGGTCCATGCCAAAGTGGATAAAAAGCTATCTAAGACACTTAAACGGTTTGTTTTCCTACGAGCCTTATAGGGTTCCCCTCTTTGTGTCTTTTGAAGAAACCCCTTGGTTTGTGCAAAACTTAGAAAGGTTTGTATCTTTGATAAAAGACCAACTCAGCTTTGGAGAAGGCATTCTCATTTTGGAAGGGGATGCGGGAGTGGGTAAAAACTTTTTGGTGGAGGTCTTTTCCGCACTTACCAACAGACCCCTTTACATCATCCCGTGCCACTCAAAGATGGAAAAGGAGGACCTAACCTACACCTACGAGTTTGATCCAAAGAGGGGCACAAAGAGGGTCTTTTCTGAGCTTGTAAAAGCCCTGCAAACGCCAGGAGCGGTCATATACATAGACGAAATAAACACCTTGCCCCCTTCTCTGGTAAAGCTATTTAATCCACTGTTTGACTACAGGAGGTATCTTACACTGCCCACAGGTGAGGTTATAAAAGCCCGTAGTGACGTGATCCTTGTTGGTGGGATGAATCCACAGCACTATCTTGGTGTTTCTGAACTTCCGCAGGACATAAAGTCCCGTGCAGATGTTATGTTTGTGGATTATCCTCCCTTTGAAGATCAAAGGGGCTTTTTCTATCCAGACGAAGCGATCATACTAAAAGATTATCTTTCATCCCTTTCTGACATAAACAGTGAAGACTTTACTTACCTTTGGTATGCGGTAGTAAATGGCGTAGAAACAGAAAAAGGAATGGAACTTAAAACTCCAAAAAGAGAACAACAGATATGGCTAATTTTTGAACTTCTAAAGATTGCCAATGCCATAAGGAAAGCCTACAGAGATTACCAAAGCCAAAAGTCTGAAGAACCTGTGGAGTTCGTGTTCTCCATAAGAGATACGATAAGGTGTGCAAGAAGGTTGGAAAGGTATGGATCTGCAAAGGCTGTTGTAATAGACACTATACTACCCAAAGTAAGCTCTCCATTGGAAAGGGAAATAATCAGAAACATAGTAGAGAGCGTTTAA
- a CDS encoding Sec-independent protein translocase subunit TatA/TatB, translating into MDFPEILIILLVAMVVLGPEKTIELATKLGEFLRKVRETWDELRYQMYMESLNKKIMEESEQTQSLEESQEEGVLEYIEEVKAKEVEENESGTTQNASDGTSEGTQAKTD; encoded by the coding sequence ATGGATTTTCCTGAAATTCTCATCATACTGCTCGTTGCTATGGTAGTGCTTGGTCCTGAAAAAACCATAGAGTTAGCTACAAAGTTGGGAGAGTTTCTAAGAAAGGTAAGGGAAACCTGGGATGAGCTCAGATACCAGATGTATATGGAGAGCTTAAACAAGAAGATTATGGAAGAGTCAGAACAAACCCAATCCTTAGAGGAATCACAAGAGGAAGGAGTTTTAGAATACATAGAGGAAGTTAAGGCTAAAGAGGTGGAGGAAAATGAGTCAGGAACTACCCAAAATGCCTCTGACGGAACATCTGAGGGAACTCAGGCAAAGACTGATTAA
- a CDS encoding prephenate dehydrogenase produces the protein MFERIAIVGVGFMGGSFALSVKSVLSCQIFGVDINPQALERAKDLKVIHEGSTNIKELSSFRPDLVVLATPVRTFESIAKDLKECLSSETVVTDLGSVKGHLVYTVEKILGSKFVGGHPIAGTEKSGVENSVEGLFKGKRTILTPTQRTERDALEKVKKLWELIGSKVEFMDPFLHDVVFGAVSHLPHAVAFALIDALLLLTKRTGIDLFQYPGAGFKDFTRIAASDPIMWRDIFLENRENILEAIDCYSSSLRRLRELISEKRVEELTQYLKEARENRLRIE, from the coding sequence ATGTTTGAAAGGATAGCTATAGTAGGTGTTGGTTTTATGGGGGGAAGCTTTGCGCTCAGCGTAAAATCCGTTCTTTCTTGCCAGATCTTTGGAGTGGATATAAATCCGCAAGCTTTGGAAAGGGCAAAAGATCTGAAGGTGATCCACGAAGGCTCTACAAACATAAAAGAGCTTAGCTCTTTCAGACCTGACTTGGTTGTGTTGGCTACACCTGTTAGGACTTTTGAAAGTATAGCAAAGGACTTAAAAGAATGCCTTTCTTCGGAAACTGTAGTAACAGATTTGGGAAGTGTTAAAGGGCACTTGGTTTATACAGTAGAAAAGATTTTGGGAAGCAAGTTTGTAGGAGGACACCCTATAGCGGGAACCGAAAAGTCTGGAGTGGAAAACAGCGTAGAGGGTCTTTTTAAGGGCAAGAGAACCATACTTACACCAACCCAAAGGACAGAAAGGGACGCTTTGGAAAAGGTAAAAAAGCTTTGGGAACTGATAGGATCAAAAGTTGAGTTTATGGACCCCTTTTTGCATGATGTGGTCTTTGGAGCGGTTTCCCATCTTCCCCATGCGGTAGCCTTTGCACTAATAGACGCTTTGCTCCTGCTTACAAAAAGAACTGGTATAGACCTATTCCAGTATCCGGGCGCAGGCTTTAAGGACTTTACCCGCATCGCCGCCTCGGATCCCATAATGTGGAGGGACATCTTTTTGGAAAACAGAGAGAACATTCTTGAGGCTATTGACTGCTACAGTTCTTCCTTAAGAAGACTTAGGGAATTGATTTCAGAAAAAAGGGTGGAGGAATTGACCCAGTATTTGAAGGAAGCCAGGGAAAACAGGTTAAGAATAGAGTAG
- the tatC gene encoding twin-arginine translocase subunit TatC, translating into MPLTEHLRELRQRLIKSVVAFLVASGVSFYIAQYIFEILKQPVKKAYPQVELITLSPTEPLFILIKISVVFGFILSSPLIFYQLWKFVEPALYPNEKRMVIPITLFSLILFILGASFAYFLVMPIALKFLIGIGFSQLQATPFLSVNLYISFLLKMIIGFGIAFQLPIVLFLLQRVGLVTDAQLKSFRKYFIVLSFVVGAFIAPDATTQVLMAIPLILLYEVSLLIGKLGKKRKTETAIEVAKEDV; encoded by the coding sequence ATGCCTCTGACGGAACATCTGAGGGAACTCAGGCAAAGACTGATTAAGTCTGTGGTTGCCTTCTTGGTTGCTTCTGGTGTTTCCTTTTACATAGCCCAGTATATTTTTGAAATCTTAAAACAGCCTGTCAAAAAAGCTTATCCCCAGGTGGAGCTTATAACTCTGTCCCCCACTGAACCGCTTTTTATACTTATTAAGATCTCTGTGGTCTTTGGTTTTATACTTTCTTCACCTTTGATCTTTTACCAGCTTTGGAAGTTTGTAGAGCCAGCCCTCTATCCCAATGAGAAGAGGATGGTTATACCCATAACTTTGTTTTCTCTGATTCTTTTCATCTTAGGTGCAAGCTTTGCTTACTTTTTGGTGATGCCCATAGCTCTCAAGTTTTTAATTGGTATAGGCTTTTCCCAACTTCAGGCTACACCTTTTTTGTCCGTCAATCTCTACATATCCTTCCTGCTTAAGATGATAATCGGTTTTGGTATTGCCTTTCAGCTTCCCATAGTGCTTTTCTTACTGCAAAGAGTGGGCTTGGTTACAGATGCGCAGTTAAAGAGTTTCAGAAAATACTTTATAGTTTTGTCCTTTGTGGTTGGTGCCTTTATTGCCCCCGACGCTACAACTCAAGTGCTCATGGCCATACCCCTTATACTGCTTTACGAAGTTTCCCTCTTAATTGGCAAATTGGGTAAGAAAAGAAAGACAGAAACCGCAATAGAGGTAGCAAAAGAAGATGTTTGA
- a CDS encoding acetoin utilization protein AcuC: MKEAKLVASYAYRSLRYTSNHPLRIPRVSLLLEFLKSMDLLENYVESREASLEELRLFHTEDYLNALRWVDENGKVSKEIRERYNIGTLENPISPAMWKGSVLATGSTVQAVQLYLEGYRAFNPAGGMHHAYPNKAHGFCFINDPAIAINYLKQKGFKAILYIDLDAHHCDGVQDGFYEDNQVFVFSIHQSPEYAFPFNRGFLEEIGKGKGKGYNLNLPMPKGLNDSEFLYALEKGLEIALEVFKPEVYVLQLGTDSLKEDYLSKFELSNWGLLSAFRLIREALGDGIYLGGGGYHPIALARAWALIWCELAGKDIPKLINSKAKQVLLSVDFEEFEETDRSYMFDRLLDRPNEGDIRKEVKEICQKAKTLLYS; encoded by the coding sequence ATGAAAGAAGCTAAGCTTGTTGCCAGCTATGCCTACAGGTCCCTTAGATATACTTCAAACCATCCGCTCAGAATACCAAGGGTTAGTCTTCTGCTGGAGTTTTTAAAATCTATGGACCTTTTAGAAAACTACGTAGAGAGTAGAGAAGCGTCTTTGGAAGAGCTAAGACTTTTTCACACAGAAGATTACCTTAACGCCCTACGTTGGGTGGATGAAAACGGGAAGGTCAGTAAGGAGATAAGAGAAAGATACAACATAGGAACTTTGGAAAATCCTATTTCACCTGCTATGTGGAAGGGCTCTGTGCTTGCTACAGGTTCTACTGTGCAGGCGGTTCAGCTCTATTTGGAGGGTTACAGAGCCTTTAATCCGGCAGGTGGTATGCATCACGCCTATCCAAACAAGGCGCACGGCTTTTGCTTTATCAACGATCCAGCCATAGCCATAAACTACCTAAAACAAAAAGGTTTCAAAGCTATACTTTACATAGACTTAGATGCTCATCACTGCGATGGTGTGCAGGATGGGTTTTATGAAGATAACCAGGTGTTTGTCTTTTCTATACACCAATCTCCCGAATATGCTTTTCCCTTTAATAGGGGCTTTTTGGAAGAAATAGGCAAAGGTAAAGGAAAGGGCTACAACCTAAACCTTCCTATGCCTAAGGGGTTAAACGACAGCGAATTTTTGTATGCCTTAGAGAAGGGTTTGGAAATAGCTTTGGAAGTGTTCAAACCAGAAGTCTATGTGCTTCAGCTGGGGACCGATAGTTTGAAAGAAGATTATCTTTCCAAGTTTGAGCTTTCCAACTGGGGACTTTTGAGTGCTTTTAGACTAATTAGAGAAGCTTTGGGAGATGGAATTTACCTTGGTGGTGGTGGCTATCATCCCATTGCTTTGGCAAGGGCTTGGGCATTAATTTGGTGCGAGCTGGCGGGTAAAGATATTCCCAAACTCATAAACTCAAAAGCAAAACAAGTGCTTTTAAGTGTAGATTTTGAAGAGTTTGAAGAAACGGACAGAAGTTATATGTTTGACCGGCTTTTGGACAGACCAAACGAGGGAGACATAAGAAAAGAAGTAAAAGAAATTTGCCAAAAAGCTAAAACACTACTCTATTCTTAA
- a CDS encoding rhomboid family intramembrane serine protease has protein sequence MIPIKDINPSRSFPVVNLSIIIACSILWLYQVSLDETDFNVFIYSFGLVPSELFFNPHQLLTHMFLHGSWPHIIGNMWFLWVFGDNVEDKLGKLRYLLFYILSGVGAGLIQTFVSFLTGSYDIPMVGASGAISGVLGAYLYLFPHARILALVPIFFFLTFVEVPAIFFIGLWVFIQIINGILTLPFASMGGVAWFAHIGGFLVGYKLVRTFRRQIPRW, from the coding sequence ATGATTCCTATAAAGGACATAAACCCAAGCAGAAGTTTTCCCGTGGTTAATCTGTCAATAATAATAGCTTGCTCAATTTTGTGGCTTTATCAGGTAAGCTTAGACGAAACGGATTTTAATGTTTTTATCTACAGCTTTGGCTTGGTGCCATCGGAATTGTTCTTCAACCCTCACCAATTGCTTACTCACATGTTTTTACACGGTAGTTGGCCTCACATAATAGGCAACATGTGGTTTCTTTGGGTCTTTGGCGACAACGTGGAAGACAAATTGGGAAAGCTTAGGTATCTTTTATTTTACATACTTTCCGGAGTTGGGGCAGGTTTGATACAGACTTTTGTTAGCTTTTTAACCGGTAGCTATGACATACCTATGGTAGGGGCAAGTGGAGCCATAAGCGGAGTGCTTGGAGCTTACTTGTATCTTTTCCCTCATGCAAGGATATTAGCCCTCGTGCCTATCTTTTTCTTTCTTACCTTTGTGGAAGTGCCAGCTATATTCTTTATTGGCCTTTGGGTTTTTATTCAGATAATAAACGGTATTCTTACGCTTCCCTTTGCCAGCATGGGTGGTGTGGCCTGGTTTGCCCACATAGGAGGGTTCTTAGTGGGCTATAAATTGGTTAGAACCTTCAGAAGACAGATTCCCAGATGGTAG
- a CDS encoding aldo/keto reductase translates to MRKKTFLDLSLSELGVGTYLGDLDEKTSQGYREVIREAFKRGVNVVDTAIVYRYMKSERDVGVVVNELGRENFIISTKGGYVPYEVELGADPKDYFYENFINTGVINIQEMTPQGHYLGAKFIEWCFNKSLENLQTDYIDIYFLHNPEEQLSFFSREQFLKKLEECFYFLEEMVKAGKLKFYGLATWSGFRVSPSSRQYLSLAQIVKVAEKVGGKDHHMRFIQLPYNLGMTEAYTLKNQEIDGEKLSTLEACERLGIYTYTSASIYQGRVIGRVHQKLKEFFNLEKDVHVALQFVRSTPGVGTALVGMSKLYHLNENLELFERPKADQSTFLKLFQ, encoded by the coding sequence ATGAGAAAAAAGACTTTTTTAGATTTATCCCTCTCTGAACTTGGTGTGGGAACCTATTTGGGAGATTTGGACGAAAAAACTTCACAAGGCTACAGGGAAGTTATACGTGAAGCTTTCAAAAGGGGTGTTAATGTAGTAGATACTGCCATAGTGTATAGGTATATGAAAAGCGAGCGGGATGTAGGCGTGGTAGTGAATGAGTTGGGAAGGGAAAACTTTATTATATCCACAAAAGGGGGATATGTTCCCTATGAAGTAGAACTTGGAGCAGATCCGAAGGATTATTTTTACGAAAACTTCATCAATACAGGCGTTATAAACATTCAGGAGATGACACCACAAGGACACTACTTAGGAGCTAAGTTTATAGAGTGGTGTTTTAACAAAAGTTTGGAAAACTTGCAAACAGATTACATAGATATTTACTTTCTTCACAATCCTGAAGAACAACTGAGCTTTTTCTCAAGGGAACAGTTCTTAAAAAAGTTGGAAGAGTGCTTTTATTTCTTGGAAGAAATGGTAAAAGCTGGAAAGCTTAAATTTTATGGGCTTGCCACCTGGAGTGGTTTTAGAGTATCCCCTTCCTCAAGGCAGTATTTATCCTTGGCACAGATCGTCAAAGTAGCAGAAAAGGTTGGTGGTAAGGATCATCACATGAGGTTTATCCAACTTCCATACAACTTAGGAATGACAGAAGCATACACTCTGAAAAATCAGGAAATAGACGGAGAAAAGCTTTCCACCCTTGAAGCTTGCGAAAGGTTGGGCATCTACACCTACACAAGCGCATCCATCTATCAGGGTAGGGTGATCGGCCGTGTCCATCAAAAACTGAAGGAGTTTTTCAATCTTGAGAAAGACGTTCATGTTGCCCTTCAGTTCGTAAGGAGCACTCCGGGAGTAGGCACCGCACTGGTAGGAATGAGCAAGCTATACCACCTAAATGAAAACCTTGAGCTGTTTGAAAGACCAAAAGCAGACCAAAGCACGTTCCTAAAACTTTTCCAATAA
- a CDS encoding chromosomal replication initiator protein DnaA, with the protein MERGSFLSLIESIDRFAVGIFRQFLIKEEDNRVLIITPNEEYKKWAMAYLATKLKGFGKSIVVECEKEVKTSPTVRKNNLLDKYTFDNFVVGPSNELAYKVCLEVSKNPGKLFNPVFLYGKSGLGKTHLLHSIGNRLKQTHNVLYISLMDFSDAMVKALKENRIEEFRESFLNLDVLLLDDVQFLVGKERTQIELFRIYEKLQAEEKQIVLVSDRHPKDLKDVSERLISRFESGLIIEIGLDEETKRRIIKQKLILYGLPLDEPTVNYVLENTGYNVREIEGFIQTFKVTGFKPKPNKENVEKKVETVINLVAKSFKLNPELLKKETKERKVINAKHIAMYFCKTILNLSYAEISNLFGKKDHTSALYAIKKVEQKRTEDRKFQYMISFLEKSLRKSLGL; encoded by the coding sequence ATGGAAAGAGGGAGCTTTCTAAGCCTCATAGAAAGCATAGACAGGTTTGCAGTGGGTATATTCCGTCAGTTTTTAATAAAGGAAGAGGATAACAGAGTTTTAATAATCACGCCCAATGAGGAATACAAAAAATGGGCCATGGCGTATCTTGCCACGAAGTTAAAGGGATTTGGGAAAAGTATAGTCGTTGAATGTGAAAAAGAAGTAAAAACCTCCCCTACTGTAAGGAAAAACAACCTACTGGACAAATACACCTTTGATAACTTTGTGGTAGGACCTTCCAACGAGCTTGCCTACAAGGTATGCCTTGAGGTGTCAAAAAATCCTGGAAAACTATTCAACCCGGTATTTCTGTATGGGAAGTCTGGCTTAGGAAAGACGCACCTTTTGCACTCCATAGGCAACAGATTGAAACAAACCCACAATGTTCTTTACATATCCTTGATGGACTTTTCCGACGCTATGGTTAAGGCTTTAAAAGAAAACAGAATAGAAGAATTCAGAGAATCCTTTTTGAATTTGGATGTGCTTCTTTTGGACGACGTTCAGTTTTTGGTAGGAAAGGAAAGGACTCAAATAGAGCTCTTTAGAATTTACGAAAAGCTACAGGCAGAAGAAAAGCAAATAGTTCTGGTTAGCGACAGACATCCAAAAGATCTAAAGGATGTATCCGAGAGGCTTATCAGCAGATTTGAAAGCGGGCTTATCATAGAGATAGGCTTGGATGAAGAAACCAAAAGGAGAATAATAAAGCAAAAGCTGATCCTATATGGTTTGCCTTTGGACGAGCCTACAGTAAATTATGTATTGGAAAATACAGGATACAACGTAAGAGAGATAGAAGGTTTTATACAAACTTTTAAAGTTACAGGATTTAAGCCCAAACCTAACAAAGAAAACGTAGAAAAGAAGGTAGAGACGGTAATAAATCTTGTTGCAAAAAGCTTTAAGCTAAACCCAGAACTTTTGAAAAAGGAGACAAAAGAAAGGAAGGTCATAAACGCTAAGCATATTGCGATGTATTTTTGCAAAACGATCCTGAACCTTTCTTATGCTGAAATAAGCAATCTCTTTGGGAAAAAAGACCACACGTCTGCGCTGTATGCTATAAAAAAGGTAGAACAAAAGCGCACGGAGGATAGGAAGTTTCAGTATATGATCTCCTTCCTTGAAAAAAGCTTAAGGAAAAGCTTAGGTTTATAA
- a CDS encoding septal ring lytic transglycosylase RlpA family protein, whose product MLIFFLSGCTIVIRDKSEQSKIGEHDQGKYHTLRVYCPTKLETLGFYCSGSRAYSNLVQAGSKVRIYSYQTGKSITIAVFRKEDIDGVCVPERFEPLLGKSPFRARMEVERCGIDGITECPPVIRGLASWYGHPYHGRESSYGIIFDKEGMYAAHRELPLGTLLKVKNLRNGKEVVVKIIDRGPFKGDRVLDLSEGAARKLDMIKDGVVEVEAVVLRCGD is encoded by the coding sequence TTGCTAATTTTCTTCCTATCTGGATGCACTATTGTTATAAGGGATAAGTCCGAGCAAAGCAAGATTGGAGAACATGATCAGGGAAAATACCACACTCTTCGCGTATATTGTCCTACAAAGTTAGAGACCTTGGGATTTTACTGTTCTGGCTCAAGAGCTTACAGTAACTTAGTTCAGGCTGGTAGTAAGGTTAGAATTTACAGCTACCAAACTGGGAAAAGCATAACCATAGCAGTCTTTAGAAAAGAAGATATAGATGGTGTTTGTGTGCCAGAAAGGTTTGAACCTCTTCTTGGCAAAAGCCCCTTTAGAGCAAGGATGGAGGTTGAAAGGTGTGGGATTGATGGTATAACTGAGTGCCCACCTGTTATAAGAGGTCTTGCCAGTTGGTATGGGCATCCTTACCATGGAAGAGAAAGCTCTTATGGAATAATCTTTGACAAAGAGGGTATGTATGCAGCCCATAGGGAACTGCCCCTTGGAACTCTGCTGAAGGTAAAGAATCTCAGGAACGGTAAAGAGGTGGTAGTAAAGATTATAGACAGAGGTCCTTTTAAAGGAGATAGAGTTTTGGACCTTTCCGAAGGTGCAGCAAGAAAATTAGATATGATAAAGGACGGAGTGGTTGAGGTGGAAGCGGTAGTCCTTAGATGTGGAGATTAA
- a CDS encoding mechanosensitive ion channel family protein codes for MVGRELLISFAAFIVFLTLLFILRKLLFGWLRKLTQDYFGIVLKIIRFPSLLWVVLISLYLTLRLYPPFAIGHGAFLEKVFMSLLILSLTLFFANLTSELLRFYLSKTSMRFPQTGIIFAIIKFLVIVLGIITLLSFWRVPVVHFVTTLGIGGLAISLALQGTLSNFFSGLNIIASRQIEVGDFVRLESGEEGYVQDITWMNTVIRRRDNNLVIIPNSKLVNSIVINYHKPSLESALVIPLSVSYFDDLEKVEEVTVRIAREIQKEIEGADPNFEPFIRYTSFGDSGINFNVVLRVLDPDAQFIVRHQFIKRIKKAYEEEGIEIPFPIRRIYISDERS; via the coding sequence ATGGTAGGTAGGGAACTCCTTATTAGTTTTGCTGCCTTTATTGTTTTCTTGACTTTGCTCTTTATTCTAAGGAAACTTCTTTTTGGATGGCTTAGAAAACTAACGCAGGACTATTTTGGAATAGTGCTTAAGATAATTCGCTTTCCTTCTTTGCTTTGGGTAGTTTTAATAAGCCTTTACTTGACCTTAAGACTTTATCCTCCTTTTGCAATAGGTCATGGAGCTTTTTTGGAAAAGGTGTTTATGTCCCTTCTCATTCTGTCCCTTACTTTGTTTTTTGCCAATCTTACCTCAGAGCTTTTGAGGTTTTACCTTTCAAAGACCAGTATGAGATTTCCTCAGACGGGCATAATCTTTGCAATAATAAAGTTTTTAGTCATTGTTTTGGGCATAATAACTTTGCTTTCTTTTTGGAGAGTTCCCGTAGTTCATTTTGTAACCACCCTTGGTATAGGTGGTCTTGCCATCTCTCTTGCGCTACAGGGAACTCTGTCTAACTTTTTTTCCGGTTTGAACATAATAGCCAGCAGACAGATTGAGGTGGGAGATTTTGTAAGGTTGGAAAGCGGTGAAGAGGGCTACGTTCAAGACATTACTTGGATGAATACCGTCATAAGAAGAAGAGATAACAACCTGGTGATTATTCCAAACTCAAAGTTAGTCAATTCTATTGTTATAAACTATCATAAGCCAAGTTTGGAAAGCGCTTTGGTCATCCCGCTTTCTGTATCATACTTTGATGATCTTGAAAAGGTGGAAGAGGTAACTGTAAGAATAGCAAGGGAAATTCAAAAGGAGATTGAGGGAGCAGACCCAAACTTTGAACCTTTTATAAGATACACCTCTTTTGGAGATTCAGGTATAAACTTCAACGTGGTGCTTAGGGTATTGGATCCAGACGCCCAGTTTATCGTAAGACACCAATTTATAAAAAGAATAAAGAAGGCTTACGAAGAGGAAGGCATAGAAATACCCTTCCCCATCAGAAGAATCTACATAAGCGATGAAAGAAGCTAA